A region from the uncultured Holophaga sp. genome encodes:
- a CDS encoding MFS transporter → MTALKPRHAALAVVATALFTDTLLYYLLVPLLPVYARDYGLSQMRLGLLFGSYSLALLLGTLPLGRLGDRLGRRTALLWGLVGLAGSTLLFAFAHHFWLLLTARVLQGLSATATWTSGMALLADHWPSEHRGKAMSTCFAFANVGVLLGPPVAGFLAERFGLRAPFLLAGALAALDALVRILLLKDAPKGESVPLEYRQILKNSTVRLFAGAMALGAGLWATLEAVLPLHFDRSMGWGPAFIGICFSMAALAHTLTSPLVGALSDRYGRRRLLRTGLILSFLLIPLPVFTSVRWGVMAAMAGLGLCATLIMSPASPALADAVERMGSTSYATVFGILNLSYAVGMMAGPFLGSAGVETFGIRATLVGLGLVFGAYALAVGRETAR, encoded by the coding sequence ATGACCGCGCTCAAGCCCCGGCACGCCGCACTCGCCGTCGTGGCCACCGCCCTTTTCACCGATACCCTCCTCTATTACCTCCTGGTGCCCCTGCTGCCGGTCTATGCCCGGGACTACGGGCTCTCCCAGATGCGACTCGGGCTTCTCTTCGGGAGCTACTCCCTGGCGCTGCTCCTGGGGACCCTGCCCCTGGGGCGGCTGGGGGACCGGTTGGGGCGCCGGACCGCCCTGCTCTGGGGCCTGGTGGGCTTGGCAGGGTCGACGCTGCTCTTCGCCTTCGCCCACCACTTCTGGCTCCTGCTGACCGCCCGGGTGCTGCAGGGGCTCTCCGCCACGGCCACCTGGACCTCGGGCATGGCCCTCCTGGCGGACCACTGGCCCTCCGAGCACCGGGGGAAGGCCATGAGCACCTGCTTCGCCTTCGCCAACGTCGGGGTGCTCCTGGGCCCCCCGGTCGCGGGTTTCCTGGCGGAGCGCTTCGGGTTGAGGGCCCCCTTCCTGCTGGCCGGTGCCCTGGCGGCCCTGGACGCCCTGGTGCGGATCCTCCTGCTGAAGGACGCCCCCAAGGGGGAGAGTGTCCCTCTGGAATACCGGCAGATTTTGAAGAACAGCACCGTGAGGCTCTTCGCCGGGGCCATGGCCCTGGGGGCCGGGCTGTGGGCGACCCTGGAGGCTGTCCTGCCCCTCCACTTCGACCGCAGCATGGGCTGGGGCCCTGCCTTCATCGGCATCTGCTTTTCCATGGCCGCCCTGGCCCACACCCTCACCTCACCCCTGGTGGGGGCCCTCTCGGACCGCTACGGGCGTAGGCGGCTCCTGCGGACCGGCCTGATCCTCTCCTTCCTCCTCATCCCCCTGCCTGTGTTCACTTCGGTCCGCTGGGGCGTCATGGCGGCCATGGCCGGCCTCGGGCTCTGCGCCACCCTCATCATGAGCCCCGCCAGTCCGGCCCTGGCGGACGCGGTGGAACGCATGGGCAGCACCAGCTATGCCACCGTCTTCGGCATCCTCAACCTTTCCTATGCCGTGGGGATGATGGCCGGGCCCTTCCTGGGGAGCGCCGGGGTGGAGACCTTCGGGATCCGGGCCACCCTGGTGGGGCTCGGCCTCGTCTTCGGTGCCTACGCCCTGGCGGTGGGGAGGGAGACCGCGCGGTAG
- a CDS encoding deoxyribodipyrimidine photo-lyase codes for MTESTALVWFRRDLRSDDHRPLAHALAHHARVHCVFVFDTALLEQLESRADRRVAFIHGSLQSLHVNLARLGGGLRVLHGEARDLIPRMARELGVQEVVCARDYEPFATARDAAVAATLEAEGIAFTALRDQVIFETDELRTGAGRMFSVFTPYRNAWRRALGPHRLGEARVDPRPGQLMLSGTSMPSLADLGFQAVEKGLEPGSEGAQRLWEDFRGRMAHYKALRDFPGRKGVSYLSTHLRFGTLSIRELVREALAQGGEGAQAWLDELIWRDFYQQLLWHRPEVEHHAFKPAFERLAWDEGPEAERRFHAWCEGRTGYPLVDAAMRQLVQTGWMHNRLRMVTASFLTKDLGIHWLRGERFFARHLLDFDLAANNGGWQWAASTGCDAQPWFRIFNPVTQSRNFDPEGAFIRRYCPELALLPPKAIHAPWESGGTPGYPNPIVDHALERQRTLARFKAAGPEGEG; via the coding sequence ATGACCGAAAGCACCGCCCTCGTCTGGTTCCGGAGGGATCTCCGAAGCGATGACCACCGCCCCCTCGCGCACGCCCTGGCCCACCACGCCCGGGTCCACTGTGTCTTCGTCTTTGACACCGCCCTCCTGGAACAGCTGGAGAGCCGAGCGGACCGCAGGGTGGCCTTCATCCATGGAAGCCTCCAGTCCCTCCATGTCAACCTCGCCCGTCTGGGGGGCGGTCTCCGGGTTCTGCACGGGGAGGCCCGGGACCTGATCCCCCGGATGGCTCGGGAGTTGGGGGTGCAGGAGGTGGTCTGCGCCAGGGACTACGAGCCCTTCGCCACCGCCCGCGATGCTGCGGTGGCCGCCACCCTGGAGGCGGAGGGGATCGCCTTCACGGCCCTGCGGGATCAGGTGATCTTCGAGACCGACGAGCTCCGCACCGGAGCCGGGAGGATGTTCTCCGTCTTCACCCCCTACCGCAACGCCTGGCGGAGGGCCCTGGGACCCCATCGCCTGGGGGAGGCCCGGGTGGATCCCCGGCCGGGGCAGCTGATGCTCTCCGGTACTTCCATGCCCTCCCTGGCCGACCTGGGTTTCCAGGCGGTGGAGAAAGGCCTGGAGCCGGGTTCCGAGGGGGCGCAGCGGCTCTGGGAGGACTTCCGGGGGCGCATGGCGCACTACAAGGCCCTCCGGGACTTCCCGGGGCGCAAGGGGGTCTCCTACCTCTCCACCCACCTTCGCTTCGGCACCCTCTCCATCCGGGAGCTCGTGAGGGAGGCCCTGGCGCAGGGGGGCGAGGGAGCCCAGGCTTGGCTGGACGAGCTCATCTGGCGGGACTTCTACCAGCAGCTCCTCTGGCACCGTCCCGAGGTGGAGCACCATGCCTTCAAGCCCGCCTTCGAGCGGCTGGCCTGGGATGAGGGGCCCGAGGCCGAGCGCCGCTTCCATGCCTGGTGCGAGGGACGGACCGGCTACCCCCTGGTGGACGCCGCCATGCGCCAGCTGGTGCAGACGGGGTGGATGCACAACCGCCTGCGCATGGTGACGGCCTCCTTCCTCACCAAAGACCTGGGTATCCACTGGTTGCGGGGAGAGCGCTTCTTCGCCCGCCACCTCCTGGACTTCGACCTGGCGGCCAACAACGGGGGCTGGCAATGGGCCGCCTCCACCGGCTGCGACGCCCAGCCCTGGTTCCGCATCTTCAATCCCGTGACCCAATCCCGGAACTTCGACCCCGAGGGAGCCTTCATCCGGCGCTACTGCCCCGAGCTGGCGCTGCTCCCGCCCAAGGCCATCCATGCCCCCTGGGAGAGCGGGGGCACCCCGGGTTACCCGAATCCCATTGTGGACCATGCCCTGGAGCGCCAGCGCACCCTGGCGCGCTTCAAGGCAGCTGGTCCCGAGGGGGAGGGCTGA
- a CDS encoding flagellar basal body P-ring protein FlgI, whose translation MRKTLLKLLLMACCSVGLQAAEKKVEAHLKDVARLQGVRSNQLLGYGVVVGLNGTGDKDQTKFTVQSLTNLMARQGIAISASSVKVKNVAAVMVTADLPAFAKPGQRIDITVSSTGDATSLAGGTLLMAPLQGADGQTYAVGQGSILVGGFAAGGGGASTTKNHPTVGRIPDGALVEREIAGSFNDKHLLRYSLNEEDFTTAVRVVNSINEELGVEAAKPLDGRTVEILVPEAFQGHVVELVARLENLNVQLQPKARVVVNEKTGTVILGSDVKVGAVSIVQGGLSIVVSSTPLVSQPEAKSQGKTVATTKTEVTATEEKGKIASLEPGVTVGRMVEMLNGLGVTPRDLVAILQAIKDAGALNAELRVL comes from the coding sequence ATGCGCAAGACTCTGCTCAAGCTCCTTCTCATGGCCTGCTGCTCGGTCGGGCTCCAGGCTGCGGAGAAGAAGGTGGAGGCCCACCTCAAGGATGTGGCCCGGCTCCAGGGGGTCCGGAGCAACCAGCTGCTGGGCTATGGCGTGGTGGTCGGTCTCAATGGCACCGGCGACAAGGACCAGACCAAGTTCACCGTCCAGTCCCTGACCAACCTCATGGCCCGGCAGGGGATCGCCATCTCAGCGAGTTCCGTGAAGGTCAAGAATGTGGCGGCTGTGATGGTGACGGCGGATCTGCCGGCCTTCGCCAAGCCTGGCCAGCGCATTGACATCACGGTGAGCTCCACGGGTGATGCCACTTCCCTGGCTGGGGGCACCCTCCTGATGGCTCCGCTCCAGGGGGCGGATGGCCAGACCTATGCGGTGGGACAGGGTTCGATTCTGGTGGGGGGCTTCGCCGCAGGGGGCGGGGGTGCATCCACCACCAAGAACCATCCCACCGTGGGCCGGATTCCGGATGGGGCCCTGGTGGAACGGGAGATCGCCGGGAGCTTCAACGACAAGCACCTGCTCCGGTACAGCCTCAACGAGGAGGACTTCACCACGGCGGTTCGGGTGGTCAACAGCATCAACGAGGAGCTGGGTGTGGAGGCGGCGAAGCCCCTGGATGGCAGGACCGTGGAGATCCTGGTGCCCGAGGCCTTCCAGGGCCATGTGGTGGAGCTGGTGGCGAGGCTCGAGAACCTCAATGTCCAGCTCCAGCCCAAGGCCCGGGTGGTGGTGAACGAGAAGACCGGGACCGTCATCCTGGGCTCGGATGTCAAGGTGGGCGCCGTGAGCATTGTCCAGGGCGGGCTCTCCATCGTGGTCAGCTCCACCCCTCTGGTCTCCCAGCCCGAGGCCAAGAGCCAGGGAAAGACCGTGGCGACAACCAAGACTGAGGTGACGGCCACCGAGGAGAAGGGCAAGATCGCCAGTCTGGAGCCCGGGGTCACCGTGGGCCGGATGGTGGAGATGCTGAATGGTCTGGGGGTCACCCCCCGCGACCTGGTGGCGATCCTCCAGGCCATCAAGGATGCCGGTGCCCTCAATGCCGAGCTGAGGGTCCTGTGA
- the flgL gene encoding flagellar hook-associated protein FlgL — MTIRTPNPYASRQTLVDLNRIKERLSLNEERLSSGNAIARLGDDPTGSALIVDFKSSVNKNEAYLQQAQSAGVYLQGSETAVTSMESILTRLQEIGQQGLTGTLGANDRADLATEVSSLRDDLMNLANTQVQGKYLFSGTMTTTMPFAYNTASPATPPVLYSGNSNTVDLDVAMSTSVTTNVPGDTLCFGPGGAGSSTDVFQAVTDLMDGLNSNNLTQVKTACDNLSGVHDRINSTLTDLGGRQAGLTELQNNLTAYNLSLTSIQGTYENLDYAKAITQYSADQTAQSATLSVLAKRDKQNLFDFLG; from the coding sequence ATGACCATTCGCACCCCCAACCCATACGCCAGTCGCCAGACGCTCGTCGATCTGAACCGGATCAAGGAGCGCCTGAGTCTCAACGAAGAGCGTCTCTCCTCCGGCAACGCCATCGCCCGACTCGGGGACGATCCCACGGGCTCGGCCCTCATCGTCGACTTCAAGTCCTCCGTGAACAAGAACGAGGCCTACTTGCAGCAGGCCCAGTCGGCCGGGGTCTACCTGCAGGGCTCGGAGACGGCGGTGACGAGCATGGAGAGTATCCTCACCCGGCTTCAAGAGATCGGGCAGCAGGGCCTCACCGGAACCCTGGGGGCCAACGATCGGGCCGACCTCGCTACGGAGGTATCTTCGCTCCGCGACGATCTGATGAACCTTGCCAACACCCAGGTGCAGGGCAAGTACCTCTTCTCCGGGACCATGACGACCACCATGCCCTTCGCCTACAACACGGCAAGCCCGGCGACACCGCCGGTGCTCTACTCGGGCAACAGCAACACGGTGGACCTCGATGTGGCCATGAGCACCTCGGTGACGACGAACGTTCCGGGGGATACGCTCTGCTTCGGCCCGGGAGGTGCGGGTTCCTCCACGGATGTCTTCCAGGCGGTCACGGACTTGATGGACGGACTCAACAGCAACAACCTCACTCAGGTCAAAACGGCCTGCGACAACCTTTCCGGTGTCCACGACCGGATCAACAGCACCTTGACGGATCTGGGTGGGCGTCAGGCGGGCCTCACGGAACTCCAGAACAACCTTACGGCCTATAACCTGAGTCTCACCTCGATCCAGGGAACATACGAAAATTTGGATTATGCCAAGGCCATCACGCAGTACTCAGCAGACCAGACGGCCCAGTCTGCCACGCTGAGTGTGTTGGCGAAGCGGGACAAGCAGAATCTCTTCGATTTCTTGGGATGA
- the flgK gene encoding flagellar hook-associated protein FlgK has protein sequence MPGLTSSLNIGLSGLTASQAALNVVGNNISNINTDGYSRQRVNLSNAGSVSYGNLSFGQGVTLESVQALRNRFLDLQINQTTSREAGAQSRDDVIEAVSSMFQETSDSGLSLQVDQFFQGFQALAANPESDSLRTNLVGLAQTLVEGMQTQYQALTDQRNSANMAVGSVVSEINTLTDQIAKLNTSIATEVTYGSNNSARDQRAALVDKLSQLTGIQSYEDESGRLQIMLDSGGGVLVAGGTANTLTATADPTLGNYYRVDVVSPSGFTQDVTGDIQEGKLGAYLDLRDNILPGYQGQMDQLAAGIAGGVNLLHRSGYALDGTTTGLDFFQGGAGNQANGLPTGITAANNYAGMVNALSVNSAIMSDSSLIAAAAAAGEPGDNTQAQAIYNLMNATGTVDTNGDGVGDSGPFSSAVSSLVNTIGTDAQRYSTSATNYTNLGTALQNQRASLSGVDLDEEATNLMAFQRAYQASARFINVIDQLTNQLINQFGS, from the coding sequence ATGCCGGGTCTCACCTCCAGCCTGAACATCGGCCTTTCGGGTCTCACCGCCTCCCAGGCCGCCCTCAATGTGGTCGGCAACAACATCTCCAACATCAACACCGACGGGTACAGCCGGCAGCGGGTGAATCTTTCCAATGCGGGTTCGGTTTCCTACGGGAACCTCAGCTTTGGTCAGGGTGTCACCCTGGAGAGCGTGCAGGCCCTCAGGAACCGCTTCCTGGATCTGCAGATCAACCAGACCACCAGCCGGGAGGCCGGGGCCCAGAGCCGCGATGATGTCATTGAGGCGGTGTCCTCCATGTTCCAGGAGACCAGTGATTCCGGTCTGAGCCTCCAGGTTGACCAGTTCTTCCAGGGCTTCCAGGCCCTGGCGGCCAACCCTGAGAGCGACTCCCTGCGCACCAACCTGGTGGGGCTTGCCCAGACCCTGGTGGAGGGCATGCAGACCCAGTACCAGGCCCTGACGGATCAGCGGAATTCCGCCAACATGGCCGTCGGGAGCGTGGTCTCTGAGATCAACACCCTGACGGATCAGATCGCCAAGCTGAACACCTCCATCGCCACCGAGGTCACCTATGGCTCCAACAACTCTGCCCGGGACCAGCGGGCGGCCCTGGTGGACAAGCTGTCCCAGCTCACCGGCATCCAGAGCTACGAGGACGAGAGCGGGCGGCTGCAGATCATGCTCGATTCCGGCGGAGGCGTCCTCGTGGCGGGCGGGACCGCCAACACCCTGACCGCCACGGCTGACCCCACGCTGGGCAACTACTACAGGGTCGATGTGGTGAGTCCCTCGGGCTTCACCCAGGATGTCACCGGGGATATCCAGGAGGGCAAGCTGGGGGCCTATCTGGACCTGAGGGACAACATCCTCCCCGGCTACCAGGGGCAGATGGATCAGTTGGCTGCGGGTATAGCCGGGGGCGTCAACCTCCTGCACCGCTCGGGCTACGCCCTCGATGGCACCACCACGGGGCTGGACTTCTTCCAGGGCGGGGCGGGGAACCAGGCCAATGGCCTGCCGACCGGGATCACCGCGGCCAACAACTACGCTGGAATGGTCAACGCCCTCAGTGTCAATTCAGCCATCATGAGTGATTCAAGCCTGATCGCAGCCGCGGCGGCTGCAGGGGAGCCGGGTGACAACACCCAGGCCCAGGCCATCTACAACCTCATGAATGCCACCGGCACCGTGGATACCAACGGGGACGGCGTGGGTGACAGCGGTCCCTTCTCCAGTGCGGTCTCCAGCCTGGTGAATACCATCGGCACTGATGCCCAGCGCTATTCCACCAGTGCCACCAACTACACGAACCTGGGCACCGCACTGCAGAACCAGCGGGCCAGCCTCTCCGGCGTGGATCTGGATGAGGAGGCCACCAACCTCATGGCCTTCCAGCGCGCATACCAGGCTTCGGCGCGCTTCATCAATGTCATCGACCAGCTGACCAATCAGCTGATCAACCAGTTCGGCTCATAG
- the flgM gene encoding flagellar biosynthesis anti-sigma factor FlgM, whose amino-acid sequence MRVSGKSGGIGATQSVGQAGPAGGAAAGAKAAVTGVGDALSVSATAAFVSVAKARIARIPDIREAKVKALKAKLESDDYHPDGEEVADGMVKDCTPPKREP is encoded by the coding sequence ATGCGGGTCAGCGGCAAGTCAGGCGGGATCGGGGCGACCCAGAGTGTGGGTCAGGCGGGACCTGCCGGTGGTGCGGCTGCTGGTGCCAAGGCCGCGGTGACCGGAGTCGGCGATGCCTTGAGCGTATCGGCCACGGCTGCCTTCGTCAGTGTGGCCAAGGCCCGGATCGCCAGGATTCCGGATATCCGCGAGGCCAAGGTCAAGGCGCTCAAGGCCAAGCTCGAGTCGGACGACTACCACCCGGATGGGGAGGAGGTCGCCGACGGCATGGTCAAGGACTGCACACCCCCCAAAAGGGAACCTTGA
- a CDS encoding rod-binding protein, with amino-acid sequence MSSVIGSGVANPTDLLVQDVPKVNGKTDPDKAARQFEGMLMAQIFQTMRKTVDHSGLFGESAVARSTYEYLLDQAVVEHAISGGTGWGLAQRLAEQWKAKQNI; translated from the coding sequence GTGAGCAGCGTCATCGGCAGCGGGGTGGCCAACCCGACGGATCTCCTGGTGCAAGATGTGCCCAAGGTGAACGGCAAGACCGACCCGGACAAGGCCGCCCGCCAGTTCGAGGGCATGCTCATGGCCCAGATCTTCCAGACCATGCGCAAGACGGTGGACCACTCCGGGCTCTTCGGGGAGTCGGCGGTGGCCCGGAGCACCTACGAGTATCTCCTGGACCAGGCCGTGGTGGAGCACGCCATCAGCGGTGGAACCGGGTGGGGGCTGGCCCAGCGTCTGGCTGAGCAGTGGAAGGCCAAGCAGAACATATGA
- a CDS encoding LysR family transcriptional regulator, protein MDIHQLRVFLAVAEYRSFSRAASAVFLTQSGVSYQIAALESRLGFRLFDRGTREVSLTEAGQHCRKVVQKLIAEYDRMAQRGRSIAAEGSGRIAIGIHGGCEVGWLPDWVTRLGIEHPGIQVLLSHHSIDGILPALRSREIDLGFTLFFEGERYPGMNCHPILKDPMVVAMSRSHPLAGKAHLQLAELAGQPFLYLAPPRKGVSGRGLEWRRKLCRRRGFEMDVVQTFPSFQPMFLAVESGVGLGLFGRHTLMANASPHIHQVPLMEEDCWYEHGLVWDGRNPNPNIRYFLKAAGFPGPEEGLN, encoded by the coding sequence ATGGACATCCATCAGCTGCGCGTCTTCCTTGCTGTGGCTGAATACCGGAGCTTCAGCAGAGCGGCCTCGGCGGTCTTCCTGACCCAGTCCGGAGTCAGCTACCAGATCGCCGCTCTGGAGTCGCGCCTGGGCTTCCGACTCTTCGACCGGGGGACTCGTGAGGTGAGCCTCACCGAAGCCGGACAGCACTGTCGGAAGGTCGTCCAGAAGCTCATCGCTGAATACGACCGCATGGCCCAGAGGGGCCGGAGCATTGCAGCCGAGGGGTCAGGCCGCATCGCCATTGGGATCCACGGGGGGTGCGAGGTGGGATGGCTGCCTGACTGGGTCACCCGTCTGGGCATCGAGCATCCGGGCATCCAGGTGCTCCTCTCGCACCACAGCATCGATGGGATCCTGCCTGCTCTGCGTTCCAGGGAGATCGACCTGGGTTTCACCCTGTTCTTTGAGGGAGAGCGCTATCCGGGCATGAACTGCCACCCCATCCTCAAGGATCCCATGGTGGTCGCCATGAGCCGTTCCCATCCCCTGGCAGGGAAAGCCCATCTGCAGTTGGCGGAGCTGGCAGGGCAGCCATTTCTCTATCTGGCCCCACCCAGGAAGGGGGTCTCGGGCCGCGGCCTGGAGTGGCGCCGGAAGCTCTGTCGGAGGCGGGGCTTCGAGATGGATGTGGTCCAGACCTTCCCCTCCTTCCAGCCCATGTTCCTGGCCGTCGAGTCCGGGGTGGGCTTAGGGCTCTTCGGGAGACACACCCTGATGGCGAATGCCTCCCCCCACATCCATCAGGTACCGCTGATGGAGGAGGACTGTTGGTACGAGCACGGTCTGGTCTGGGACGGGCGGAATCCGAATCCCAACATCCGCTACTTCCTCAAGGCTGCCGGATTCCCTGGGCCGGAGGAAGGACTCAACTGA
- a CDS encoding nuclear transport factor 2 family protein, whose protein sequence is MNDLTILDQEAIRELIGNWYVYRDAGLWDDFRQVWHEDGQMVASWSQSGFETFIQNTQAGMDRGRSILHMPGLSAIKVHGSRATSMTKMLILQRDTVDGVLCDASCLSRHFDFWEKRQGRWGLVLRESIYDKAWILPVRPGETLVIDETLWNQFPPEYAALAYLQEKIGGKVKRGMPCGREGEAVKELYARGEAWLAGTATAPW, encoded by the coding sequence ATGAACGATCTAACAATACTCGACCAGGAAGCCATCCGGGAGCTCATCGGCAATTGGTACGTCTACAGAGACGCCGGGCTTTGGGACGACTTCCGCCAAGTCTGGCATGAGGACGGGCAGATGGTGGCGTCCTGGAGCCAGTCCGGATTCGAGACCTTCATCCAGAATACCCAGGCCGGAATGGACCGAGGACGCAGCATCCTCCACATGCCGGGACTCAGCGCCATCAAGGTGCACGGCAGCCGGGCGACCTCCATGACCAAGATGCTCATCCTCCAGCGGGACACGGTGGATGGTGTCCTCTGTGATGCCAGTTGCCTGTCCCGCCACTTCGACTTCTGGGAGAAGCGCCAGGGGCGCTGGGGGCTGGTCCTGCGGGAGTCGATCTATGACAAGGCCTGGATCCTGCCTGTGCGCCCCGGCGAGACCCTGGTCATCGACGAGACGCTGTGGAACCAGTTCCCACCCGAGTATGCCGCCCTGGCCTACCTGCAGGAGAAGATCGGTGGCAAGGTCAAGCGGGGCATGCCCTGCGGCCGGGAGGGAGAGGCGGTCAAGGAGCTCTATGCCCGCGGCGAGGCCTGGCTGGCGGGAACCGCAACCGCACCCTGGTGA
- a CDS encoding methyltransferase domain-containing protein has product MDWFIRDFDHPFYFDIYQDKESEAGKEGPALAAMLGLPKGSRVLDLPCGWGRLQPALEELGLEVVGGDLSALNLARHQQEHPGALVRLDLRALPFRRACADGVFCAFTSWGYFATEEENLRQLQEFHRVLKPGGVLLLDLVARAYLEEAIAPMENTWFAARGDYRERIRWSPDRRRTWTDRILKGERFRHDIWIPEDGEVLDFLERAGFAVEAIWGGLDRRPLTRSSERRIYRAVSLPTARA; this is encoded by the coding sequence ATGGACTGGTTCATCCGGGATTTCGACCACCCCTTCTACTTCGACATCTACCAGGACAAGGAGTCCGAGGCCGGAAAGGAGGGTCCTGCCCTGGCGGCGATGCTGGGACTTCCCAAAGGCAGCCGGGTTCTAGACCTGCCCTGCGGCTGGGGACGGCTCCAGCCCGCCCTGGAGGAACTCGGGCTGGAGGTGGTGGGCGGGGACCTGAGCGCCCTCAACCTGGCGCGGCACCAGCAGGAGCACCCCGGGGCCCTGGTGCGCCTGGACCTCAGAGCTCTGCCCTTCAGACGGGCCTGTGCGGATGGGGTCTTCTGCGCCTTCACCAGCTGGGGCTATTTCGCCACAGAAGAGGAGAACCTCCGACAACTCCAGGAGTTCCATCGGGTCTTGAAGCCCGGGGGTGTGCTCCTCCTGGACCTGGTGGCCCGCGCCTATCTGGAGGAGGCCATCGCCCCCATGGAGAACACCTGGTTCGCCGCCCGGGGGGACTACCGGGAGCGGATCCGCTGGTCCCCGGACCGGCGCCGCACCTGGACGGACCGCATCCTCAAGGGCGAGCGCTTCCGCCATGACATCTGGATCCCCGAGGACGGCGAGGTCCTGGACTTCCTGGAGCGGGCGGGCTTCGCCGTGGAGGCGATCTGGGGGGGACTGGACCGCCGTCCCCTCACCCGCAGCTCTGAGCGCCGGATCTACCGCGCGGTCTCCCTCCCCACCGCCAGGGCGTAG
- the trmFO gene encoding methylenetetrahydrofolate--tRNA-(uracil(54)-C(5))-methyltransferase (FADH(2)-oxidizing) TrmFO, whose amino-acid sequence MEVVVIGAGLAGSEAAWQLAQRGHEVTLWEMRPVHTTPAHQTPWAAEMVCSNSFKSDDPNSATGILKAELRRMGSLILACADQTRVPAGNSLAVDREAFSGLVTERLRSHPTIHWREGRVEVPELSSPTLLATGPLTAEPLAEWLGRFLGQPRLFFYDAIAPIVERDSINLDLAFRATRYDKGEPDFLNCPMNEAEYNRFLDALLEAPKARLHDFDTPFFEACLPIEIMAERGRETLRHGPMKPVGLTDPRTGRWPYAAVQLRQDTLAGDHYNLVGFQTRLTWPAQEKVFRLIPGLEEAAFARFGSIHRNTYVGAPEVLEETLAVRNHPGLWIAGQLSGIEGYLESTASGLAAALHADRALRGLEPRPFPRETQLGSLLHHLTHTPLKHFSPVNAMLGLLPELPEGLLDHRALKRAGGARALKQAKGAAHRERALRALESYLVAE is encoded by the coding sequence ATGGAGGTCGTAGTCATCGGTGCGGGACTTGCAGGCTCGGAAGCCGCATGGCAGCTGGCTCAGCGTGGCCATGAAGTCACGCTCTGGGAGATGCGCCCCGTCCATACCACCCCTGCCCACCAGACACCCTGGGCAGCGGAGATGGTCTGCTCCAATTCCTTCAAGAGTGATGATCCCAACAGCGCCACGGGCATCCTGAAGGCTGAGCTCAGGCGCATGGGCTCCCTCATCCTGGCGTGCGCTGACCAGACCCGAGTGCCTGCAGGCAACTCCCTGGCGGTGGACCGGGAGGCCTTCTCGGGCCTCGTCACTGAGAGGCTGCGGAGCCATCCCACCATCCACTGGAGGGAGGGGCGGGTAGAAGTGCCGGAGCTCAGCTCCCCTACCCTTCTCGCCACCGGTCCCCTCACGGCAGAGCCCCTCGCGGAATGGCTGGGGCGTTTCCTCGGGCAGCCGAGGCTCTTCTTCTACGACGCCATCGCCCCCATCGTAGAGCGTGACTCCATCAACCTCGACCTCGCCTTCCGGGCCACCCGCTACGACAAGGGGGAACCGGACTTCCTCAACTGCCCCATGAACGAGGCCGAGTACAACCGATTCCTGGATGCCCTCCTGGAGGCCCCCAAGGCCAGGCTTCACGACTTCGACACCCCCTTCTTCGAGGCCTGCCTACCCATCGAGATCATGGCCGAGCGCGGTCGCGAGACCCTTCGCCACGGTCCCATGAAACCCGTGGGTCTGACCGATCCCCGCACCGGACGCTGGCCCTACGCGGCCGTCCAGTTGAGGCAGGACACCCTGGCGGGAGACCACTATAACCTGGTGGGCTTCCAGACCCGCCTCACCTGGCCTGCCCAGGAAAAGGTCTTCCGCCTGATCCCCGGGCTGGAGGAAGCCGCCTTTGCCCGCTTCGGGAGCATCCACCGCAACACTTACGTCGGTGCCCCGGAGGTTCTGGAGGAGACCCTGGCTGTCCGGAACCACCCGGGCTTGTGGATCGCCGGTCAGCTGAGCGGCATCGAGGGGTATCTGGAGTCCACCGCCAGCGGCCTGGCCGCCGCCCTCCATGCCGACCGGGCCCTCCGAGGACTGGAGCCCCGCCCCTTCCCCAGAGAGACCCAGCTGGGATCCCTGCTCCATCACCTCACCCACACACCTCTGAAGCACTTCAGCCCGGTGAACGCCATGTTGGGGCTCCTGCCTGAGCTACCGGAGGGCCTACTGGACCACCGTGCCCTCAAGCGGGCAGGCGGCGCCCGGGCCCTCAAGCAGGCCAAGGGCGCAGCCCACCGGGAGCGCGCCCTCAGAGCCCTGGAGTCCTACTTGGTGGCCGAATAG